Sequence from the Bos javanicus breed banteng chromosome 11, ARS-OSU_banteng_1.0, whole genome shotgun sequence genome:
GCAAAGTGTCAGACCAGCCAATCAGAAGCTCCCTCTTGCCTCATCAGAGTCCCAGGTGGGCCGGTGGGCCTGGAGCCTGCGAGAGCCCTGGTTTCAGGATCTCCCTGGCCTCCGGGGACCCCTCAGCCTCTAAGACTAAGGCCCCTGCTTGTCACTGGAGGCCTAGATTAGGTTTCTGCGGCTCTCACCCCCGATTCTGATGTCATCAGCGTCCTGAATAGAGTCACCAGGTACAAACATGTCTCTGACAAATCTTTCGTCCTTCGCGCCCCCCAGACTCATGCCTAGAAGTGCCGGTTCACTCAGGTGCCTAACGGGCACCTCTGCCTCTGCGGGTCATGATTTTCTTCCAAAATAGCTTGTACCGAGGCCGGTGTCTCCATCAAAAAATGCCACCCATTCGCCTAGCTGTTCTGGACAAACACGTGGCATCATCCTGACGCCCTCCTTACAGCAACCCGGTATTTCCCCAGCCAGGAGGCGCCCAGCACCGCCTTCTCTGTCCTCATCCCCTCACCACCCCCTCGCTCCTCGCGGCCGACCCAAGCGCCCACCGCCCAGGACACGAACCCAGCCTGGAGACCTCCGGCGGGGCGGGGGCGACCCGTGGGAGGAGCCTGGGATTGGGGTTGGCCGGGCGGCCCCTTGACAGGTGGGGCGGGAGGGGGCGCAGGTGCGCCGGGCTCCCGCGAGCTGCGCTGGAGCTGCTCTAGGCTGGCCGAGGGGGTGGGCGGGGAGAGGCCGGGCGGACCGACCCAGGAGcggctgggggcagggctggagcgGGCTGGGGGCGTTGGGGAGCCCGgggggagggagggctggggaCAAGAAGCGGGGACGGCCGGGGAGTGGCCTGGCAGGCtagggggcggggcgcggggacTGGGGTGCCAAcgatggaggggagggggcgtggCGACGGGGGGCGTGGCGTGGGCGTGGCGTTGCGGGGGCGCGGTGAGTGGGGTGCGAACGTTGATGGGGGCGTGGCGTGGCGATGATTGGGCGTGGCCTGGGCGAACGGGGCGTGCCGGGGGTGTGGCTGGTGGGGGCGTGTCTGGCGGGAGGGCGGGGCTGGGAGCGCGGCGGCCACGGCGCCGGCTGGGCGGGGGCGAAGGAGGCTCAGTGCGGCCGCCCGGCAGGGCCGCGGTATGGGGCGGGTGCAGCTCTTCGAGGTCCGCCTGAACCACGGCCGCGTCGTCTACAGCCCGGGGGAACCGCTGGTGGGGGCCGTGCGCGTGCGCCTGGCGGCGCCGCTGCCCTTCCGAGGTGGGCGCGGGGTCCGGGGAGGGCCGCACCTGCGGCGAGCGGGCGGCGCCCCGGAGCGGCCGAGCGGGCGCGGGGCCAGGGACCTCTGAGGCCGGGGGCTCCCGTCCGACCGCGGGGAGGGCTGCCGGGCCGGCAGGCGGGCGGCGGGCCGCGGAGTGGGAGGCAGGCGCCGGGCGGGGCGGAGCAGGGAAGCCAGGGTGGCCCAGTCCTTCCGCATCTGCCCTTCCTGTCCTTCCGCCAAGGGGCGGCCAGACTCGGGGCCGGGGCTTCGAGCCCATCTGGTTTGCCGAAGGCCGCTCTGACCTGGACCCGCGACGCCTCCGACCTGACCTTCCCTGTCGGGTCTCCGATCCACTACGCCCCGCACCTGCTGGGCCCTCCCCTCGAGCCCGGCCCGCGCTCGCTTTCTCCCCCAGACACTCAGGCAGTCCCCCGAGTGTGCGGGTCCCCGGCCGGCCCGCGGGGCCCTACCCGCACCCAGCCAGGCCCTGAGGGCTGAGAGGGTCTTGCTAATCCCTGCGCGCCGCAGGCCCCCGGCCCAGGAAGCATCTGGGACCCGAACCTGAGCCCTCCGATCCGGTCTCTCTGCTGGCGCAGACTGCTGGGACTTTGAGACCCGGGATCCGGTTGCTGCGGCGGCCCTTACTAGGGCTCCCTGATGGCGCCGGCCTGGTCTGCTGCCTGAGGTGTGGACGGGGCCCTGTGGGGGACCTCACACCCGGGTGGTGGACGAGGACGCAGCCGGTGGCTGGGCCTCTTCCTGAGCCTGGCGCTGAGTGTGAGGCTGTGCGGTGTGTCCGTCCTGGGGCGCTTCTCTACCTCGGGCTGATTGGCCAGAACCATAGCTGCAGGGGCTTCCTTCTGGACCTCCAGGCTCGCCCCTGGGGCTGACCATCCAGCACATGGGATGCCCCCTGAGGACAGAGAGCCGCTGTCCTCCTTTCTGGGCAGCCACTGCCTCATCCTGGACGGGTGGGACTCCCCTCCCCATAACCCGTGGCCTCTTTAATGTCTCCACACTTGGAGTTTGGGGTTGGGCTGCTTGGGTAGGTGTGGTTGGCAGGGGCTCCGCAGCTGGCGCATCTTTTCTCTGGGGCATAAGCTGGTGGTGAGAGGTGAGTACAGCCAGCGGGGCACAGAAAGGAGAGGCAGGCCAGAGGACGGACAGACCCTATGAGATCCCACGTGGAGCTCTCCAACTGGCCTGCTGACCTGTCGTCCCCTGTAGCCGGGGTCCGGGGTGTCTACAGTGGGGGAGTGGCCTGAGCGGTGCATGACTAACCTGGGTGGGGCAGAGCCTCCCAGCCTCCACATGGGGGGTGGGATGTGGGTAAACGGACAGCTGGGTCACAGCAGGCTGAAGGAGACTCTGCTGATGGTCCTGACTGTAAGGGTGCTCCCAGAGCAGCGGGGGTCCTCGGGCCAGAGAGGGTTTTATTCAGGCTGCCCCCAGGGGTAGAGGGGATGCCCTCTGGCCGGGCCCAGGGGTGAGAGAGGAAAgactgtgtggtttttttttttttttttaaattttaattttttatatttatctatggctgtgctgggtcttcattgctgcacgggctttgcTGTacttgtggcgagcaggggctgctctctagttgcagtgctcgggcttctcactgtggcagcttctcttgttgaagagcacaggctctagggagcacggggttcagtaattgcagctcttggcctctagagcataggctcagtagttgcagtgctcaggcttagttgctctgaggcaagtgggatcttcatGGATCAGGCATCGAATccttatctcctgcatttgcaggtgagttcttcagcaaatgagccaccagggaagccccccatagTGTTTTTTAAACATTCACTCAAAAGATACTTGTTGAGCTCCTGCATCCATAGGAGCAGGATCCTTAGGAtttccatcctaaagggaatcatcctaaaggaaatcagttctgaatattcattggaaggactgatgttgaagctgaaactccaatactttggccacctgatgcgaagagctgactcattggaaaagaccctgatgctgggaaagattgaaggcaggaggagaaggggacgacagaggatgagatggttggaatgcatcacagactcaatggacatgagtttgagtaaactccgggagttggtgatggacagggaagcctggcctgctgcagtccctggggtcaccaagagtcggacatgactgagagactgaactgaactgaactgagctcctgTAACCAGCCAGTGGTGCAACAGGGAGGCCCCCAGCAGGACATGGAGGCTGGGAGGCAGTGGGCCTCTAAGCGCCTGACTGAGGAGAGTCGGTGATGATCTGCGGTCAGCCCTGGGAGCTGATGTGGAAGacagctggggaaggaggtgCTTTCCTGGAGCCTGGGTCCAGCCCAGTCAGAGGGTCAGGCCGGGGGTCAGGCAGGGCTGGCCTGTGCTCTGCTCTCGAAAAGGGAGGGCAATGCCTGGACGACAGCAGCAGCCAGCCCCTGGCTCTGGCGACTCACTGGGCTCTCACCCTGGGCCAGAGGTCTTTCCCACTTCCCAAGGACCAACCCACGAGTCCTCGAGTCCCAGGAACACTGGGAGGTGGGCGTCGTCATTCTTCTGGTGTTATAGATTTGGAAACAGGACAGAGGAAAGTGGCTCTCCGGCCAGAGCTGCAGTAAGAGGATGCGGCGGAGGCTGGGCCACCCCAGGTCTGTGGGAGCTGGTGGAAGCAGGGACACAGAAATCGTCATGGTCAGACTGCAGGTCGTGCCTGGGAGGAGGGCTGCTGGCAGGTGAGCGTGCTGGCTCAAGAAGTTCCAGAGGTCACTCTGGCATAGGATCCACTTAACGGTCCTCCTTGGAGGACCGAGGAGACCTGCGGATCTCCCTACGTCTCCACCGCTCCCCTGAGGAGGAGAGCATGCATAGGGGTGGGCCTTTCCCGCAGGCAGGGTCCCCGAAGGGGGCTCAACCTGTTTGCAGAGGAGGCCGTGGCACGATCATGGGGAAGGTTAAACAGTTCAGGCCCGCCTGGGATAACCAAGGGTCAGTCTGTTTTTCTGGGGCCAGGTGCCACCGTGGCTTGTTCACCTTAATTCTGGAGCTGGGTTCTGGCTGAGCGCATGCCTGGTTTATCCGCCCCGCTGTTGGACCTGGAGGCTGGGCCTAGATGGTTTGCCGTTACGAGGAGTGTTGCTGGAGGCTCCTGAGTAAACAGGGTGGGATTCTAAGGGGAACTGCTGGACCCCTGGAACCTGTGTGTAAAATTTGCACAGATCTGTTGGCTTTGTCTCCAGGACCCTGTGTCAGCCGACAGTCTGACTGCCATAAGCAAGGGTCTTTCTATTAATACCTGCTTGTAACACGTCAAACAACATTTGCCAACCTGATGGGTTAAAATGGTAAGTCATCTGAGTTTCCTTGAATTCTAGTGAGGTGAGACAGCTATTCTTTTATCTGCTGCTATGCGACAGTCACCCCTAAGTAACAAATCACCCCTAACCTAAGTGGTTTAAAAAAACCATTTTAACTCATGCTGTTGTGAGTCAAGATTTTGGGCAGAAGTCTTTGGGTGGTTCTTCAGCTCCGTGTTCATCCACTGGGGTCACTTGACAGGCCCAGCCGGCACCGGGCCAGCCCAGGGACCACTGCACTTCTTCCAGTATATTCTGTTGTTCCCAGTGTTCCCAGGGCAGCCTGATttgcaggggcggggcggggggggggcacgCCCTCTCCACGGGGAGTTTCAAGCAGTGTAGTGTCTGGACTCCATTGGGGTGTCTTCCAGTCAGCCTTCCAGTCTGGCTTCCCCTTTTCTGTCTGTTCCTTGCTGTGTCTCCTGGGCTGTGCTGGTCTGTAGGTGCGCTGCTTGTGTTCGGACTTCCAGTGGGAACAGTTCCAGGTCTGGCCCTTGGAGGGGATGGCCGGTGGAGCAGAGATGAGAAATTAGGGCTGAGGTCCTGGTGGTGACGCTGGGCTGGCACGGAGGCTGAGGCCAGTCACTGGAAGTGCCGACAGGGCGGAGGGGGAGCCAGGGGTTCGTGAAAGGCAGCCCAGCACACTGTGGGTGACCCGCAGGAGGCCTGTCCCCTGTCAGCAAGGTGGGGCCTGCCTTGGGGAGCCGGGGACAGAGCCGGCGCCGCTGCCTCCCCCAGCCCGGGCACTTGAGATGCCGCCTTCTGCCTGGTGGCTCTGTCAGGAAGGTATCAGATTCCGAGTCGCCTTCCTTCACTAATCCCTCAGTTCAGGGGAGGAAGGGCGGCTGGCAGACAGGCTAAATTTTTGGTCTTGACTCAGCTtgcagggagaggaaggaaaggagggagccaCGGCGCTACCTGTCACCGAATCCCCACCCCCTGGCCTGCGGGCCTCCAGCTGTGGTGTCCCCTCTGGTGACCAGCCTTGGCTGGGGCCGGTCCAGCCACAGCCTTCCGACTGCAGTAGTGGGCTCTGGACTGAGCAGTTCAAGTTCCTGAGCATGGCCTGGACATCGGCAGTGACCTGCTGCCTGTCTGCGGGCTTCCCCTGGGAGCAGGGGGAAGGCCCAGCCACCTCAATGCAGAAATCAGCGCTCCTGGGCAGTTCTGGCCCAGGGGCCAAGGTGTCCCCACCCTCTGGCTGCCAGACTGCTGGTCTATTTTCTCAGGCAGGTCTGACCACATTCCTGCTGCATAAGGGCTAATAGGTAGCTTCCTGGTGCCTGGAGGGGTGGCTCCCAGCCTCACTGACATGCCGGTGAGGCAGCAGGAAGGTGGGGGTGAAGGTCAGCTGCCCCACCCACCTCTGTTCACCAAAGGTTTCCTAAGCTTCCCCTGTAGGGAAGGGGTTTTCTAGGGTCTGGTGCGGGGTCAAGGGGCTGGGGTTTGCCCAGGGGTCAACTGGGTGACCGTTGGGGCCTTCCTGTTCTGGACTGCGGGATGGGTGGAGCCCTGTGCCTCAGCACCCTGGCTCGGTGGGAGCACCTTGGGATGTGGGAGAGGCAGCCTGTGTCCTCTGGAGGGCAGCCGGCCGTGCACTGGCCTTCCCAGAGCCTAGTTGGGTGATCCTGGGTCCCGTTAGTCTTGCCTGAATGCCTGTGCTGGGGCTAGGGAGGGGCCAAGGCCAGCACCTGCCTGTGACTCACACGGGCCCCACCTTGCAGCCATCCGCGTGACCTGCACGGGGTCCTGCAGGGTCTCCAACAAGGCCAACGACTCGGCCTGGGTGGTGGAGGAGAGCTACTTCAACAGTGCCCTGTCTCTGGCCGACAAGGGTGAGTCTGgaacccacccctcccctcctcccactaaGATGGGTCTGTCTGTCCCCCTGCTTTCCCACCTGCCTCTGGCCTCCCCGTGGCTGGCCCGCCCTCTCCCAGGGTTTCTCTCTGTGGCAGGAACAGGGCACTGCCTGCTGGGCGCTTGGGGCTGAAGGGGCCAGTCCCTCCCAGGTTTGGATGGGTGCAGTGGGAGCTTGTCGGCTGCAGGGCCTGCTTCGGCTCTGGGCCCTGTGATGGCGCCttgtcccctctcccacctctcgTGTCCTCAGGGAGCCTGCCTGCTGGAGAGCACAGCTTCCCCTTCCAGTTCCTGCTTCCTGGTGAgagcccggcccggcccggcggTGGCAGTGGGTGAGGGTGGGTGGGAGGCGGGGGACAGTGGGACCTCAGTCCCTGCTCTCTGTCCAGCCACGGCTCCCACGTCCTTCGAGGGCCCTTTTGGGAAGATTGTACACCAGGTACGGGCCACCATCGACACACCACGTTTTTCCAAGGATCACCAGTGCAGCCGTGTCTTCTACATCTTGAGCCCCCTGAACCTGAACAGCATCCCAGACATCGAGGTGAGGCTGGGGCAGTGGCCTCCTGGGTGGCTCCCACACTTGTGCAATGCCCTGTCCCCAGCACAGGTGAGGTGGCCTGTGGAAGCAGCAGCCTCAGTTCTgagctgacccagggatcctgtCTGCTCACACCCGCCAAACcccttccctgccttcctcccaaGCAACCCAATGTGGCCTCCACCACCAAGAAGTTCTCCTACAAGCTGGTGAAGACGGGCAGCGTGGTCCTCACGGCCAGCACCGACCTCCGAGGCTATGTGGTAGGGCAGGTGCTGAGGCTGCAGGCAGACATTGAGAACCAGTCAGGCAAGGACACCAGCCCGGTGGTGGCCAGTCTGCTGCAGGTCAGCGTCCCCTGGCTGCTGGGCCCCGTCCCTtggggcagaggaggggcggGTGGCTGGCCGCCCAGGCTCACAGGCTGGCCCTTCCCCAGAAAGTGTCCTACAAGGCCAGGCGCTGGATCTATGATGTGCGGACCATCGCCGAGGTGGAGGGAGCCGGCGTCAAGGCCTGGCGGCGGGCTCAGTGGCAAGAGCAGGTTCTGGTGCCCGCCCTGCCCCAGTCCGCCCTGCCGGGCTGTAGCCTCATCCACGTGGACTACTATCTGCAGGTGGTAggggtcaggggtggggtgggaggcggggCCGAGGCCTGGCTCCTCACATGCACAACCTCCCTAGGTCTCCCTGAAACAACCGGAAGCTGTCGTGACGCTGCCGGTCTTCATCGGCAACATCGCTGTGAACCATGTTCCATTGAGCCCCCGGCCAGGCCCTGGCCTGGTGGTGCCCTCAGCGCCACCCCAGGAGGAGGCGGAGGCTGTGGCCAGCGGCCCTCACTTCTTCTCGGatcctgtctctctctccaccaAGAGCCactcccagcagcagcagctgcatgcaGCCCTTGGCTCTGTGCCCCATGGTGCCCCAGAACCCCGTCCTCAGGATGGCAGCCCTGCCCCGCACCCTCTGCCACCTCCCTTGTGCATCTCCACAGGTGCCACCGTGCCCTACTTTGCAGAGGGTTCTGGAGGTCCGGTGCCCACCTCCAGCACCCTGATCCTCCCCCCAGAGTACAGCTCGTGGGGCTACCCCTATGGTGAgtgggggcctggggcctggtggGGAGGGAGTGCCCCGGGCCCTGTGCAGACCTGGCTGTCTCCCTGCAGAGGCCCCACCGTCCTATGAGCAGAGCTGTGGTGGTGTGGACCCTGGCTTGACCCCGGGGAGCTGACCCCATGCCACCTCCTCTGGATGGGCGGCCCTCTGCCCTGGGACTGGGCTCCCAGGACCTCGTGCCTTCACTCCTGGCCTGGCCCGGCCCACTCAGGACCCGCTGCTGCCCGCTCTTCCCGTGGCCTCTACCTCCGGACCAGCCTCTGCCCCGGCCAGCCTCCTCAGCTCCCCAGCAGTCGGCCTCTCCCAGGGGGTTGGGGCCTAGAGAGACGCGGTGTAAATAAAGTGATTCATTTGTAGCGCTGGGCACAGTGGCCTGTTGGGGCCCTCCTCTGCGGGGTCTGTGTTCCCCGCCAGTAGGgggtactgggcttcccaggtggctctagtggtaaagaaccacctgccaatgcaggagatgcaagagaccatgggtttgatccctcggttgggaagatcccctagagcagggcatggcaacgcattccagtattcttgcctggcgattcccatggacagaagggcctggtgggctagtctacagggtcatgaagagttggctCCCCCGGACCTGGGGGTGTGCCCAGCCCTTCCCACTGTACACCGCCCCCCATCACGACGCCCGCCCCCCGCTGGACACGCCCCTCATCACCACACCCCTTCCCCTGGACACGCCCCTCCCCAGACACGCCCCTCCTTGGCCCCGCCCTCGCCCTCCgtgcccctcctttcctctctgggTCCCTTACACTTCCGGGCGTCTTGGTCCGGACGATGGCTGTTGGTCGCTTCGGGCTAAGCAGCAGTGCCGATTAACAAGGGCTGGGGCTGGCGTTTGGCCTCCCGGTTCTGCTTCAGGATTTGACTTCGGAGGCAGTTTGCATGTCTGGAGCCTCAGCGTTAAAGTGGCCTTGTGATAAGGCGAGAAGGCCACCCCTGTTCCATTTTGTTAGCACCAGTCGCTCCAGGCAATGCAGTTTAGGAAATCCAGTCAGGGTGAGGCTTCCCCAAGTCCCTTGCCCTCAAACTCTGTCCCTGTTGGCACCGCAGCCAAGTCTTAGTTCGGAGGGGTTCAGCTTCTCGACTCCCATCCGTGTGTGAACACACAAGCCCGCTCCCGAGCTCTGCAAAGGACTGTTGTCTAGGACGCAAGGAACCCAGGAACAAATAAAAAGGCAGGCTTTCCCAAAGGGGTATTTTGCAGAGTTCCAGAGTGCCCGTGAAAGTCCTGCAGGGCCAGGATCCTGGTGTGCTTTGGGAGACCCTGGAGGTGGTGGTACTTCAGGTTCAAATTCTAGCTCTGCCATATGGTGAAGGAGTCACTTTGGCTAGGTGTGTCAGTTAACTTTATGATAAGCTCACGGGACTACAAGGGGACAAGTCgagtgcccccaccccagcccccggcCCCGCAACAttacagaagtttatttcttgcACATTTAATAGTCCAGAGATGGCATAGCTGTCATTCTCAAGTCGAGGGTGAAACGGCTGGCAATTCTGTCATCCAGGTTACCAGCTTCACCTCCCACTTTCTGGGGGACAGTAGTATCACTTTGGCAAATCCCATCGGCCATCCTACCTGGAATGTGCAGGCAGCTATGCACCCTAAAACTTGACTGTACTATTTGTGGGACAAGGAGAAGATGAATACTGGAGAAAAGCACAAAGCATCTTCAAGCAGGATGACCTGTGAAACAGCTACTAGAAGCTGTAGCCTCACAGTCGAGACTGCGTTTCAAATCCCATCTCTGCTTCTTGAGAGTCTTAACCTGGaaggcaccccccacccccttttaTTTTGCTCACTGACAAGACCGTGGATAAAAATGACGTCCACCTCTGAGGACTGACCTGATAGTCACAGGGACAGCACGTAATGCGTCATCAGTGAGCAGGGATAACACCATGTAGGGTGGCTTGGGCTGACCGTGCAAAATGGGAGCATTGCCTACTTCTCACACATTCATTTACGGTCGATATTTGCCTAGTAAAATACTTTCTTCCACATCTTAactcttttattctttcaacaaatatttgtcccCTGCCTGCCAAACATTGTTCTAGGTACTAGGgcacacaaaacaaaaatctctgaCCTTTTGGACTTGAATTCtagtggggaagacagacaatATGGCAATGGAATGCTATGGAGTAAAATAAGAAGGAAGTTTTGGGGTGCAGTAGTATTTTTAAGTAGGTGCAAGGATACACTTCCCTGAAGAGGTGGTGTTTAAGACCTAAGGATTGTCAAGAAGTGAGCCACAGATACCTGAGAAAAAAGTGTTTCAGAGAAGGGGCAGACTAGGGCCCAAGGCAGGAGTGGAGACGGAGATGGCACCAGAGAGGCAGGTGTAGGTGAAGGCTAGCTTGGCTGTGCAGGCCAGAGGACAACTCCTGAGCTGCCTCTCCTGAGGCTCCAGATAGAGCTTGGGGTTCCCGGCCTGTCGGAAGTTGACTTAGGTTGCCCCCAGCCCCTAAACCTGGGGAAGGCTTCCTTGGTACTTAGGGTCGTCCACTGCCTCCTCTGCAGCTGTGGGCCCTCTCAATGCCACATTTCCACGAGATTGAACCCTCACAGCCCCAAGGCCCAGAGATTAGCTTCTGACTTGGGACCTCCTCAGTTCCTGTCGTGAAGACCGGCCGGAGAACCGCAATTTCAGTTTATGAGTCTTCTCTCAACTCCCAAGGGATGGAAGAAACGGGTGGAGCCATGCGGAGTGGGTGGCCCAGGCCAGTTTGTGTGGTGCTGTCCAGTAAAGGCTGCTTGGGTGCGCAGGAAAGGTCTCACCCTGGGTGGCCTGCAGGAAGGCTGGGGTGATCCGAGAGGCTGCCCAACCGGGGCCACCTCCAAATTGGAGAACCCCACTTCCCTTGTACAAGCCAGGCATTTTCCTTAACCAGAGCGCCCTCCAAAGAGCCAATCCCCCCGCAATGGGACACTGCCCACTCTTCCCCAACAGTACACTGTCCCCAGCCAAAGCGCAGCCGTATACGGGGCATCTTCCTGAATCAGAGCATCTATCCCCACAGTCCGGAAATGCCCCCGGCCGAGCACCCCGGCGCAAGGGCATTCACACCAACAGACGCCTCCCCCAAGGCAGCACCGCCAACGGGGGCAGCCCTCCCCAGGGGGGCTTCACCCCTCCCGCTCAGGGCCGCCTTCTCAGTCAGGACAGGCGCGCCCCACCACCGGAGCACCCCCGGCCCGCAGCCGGGCGCTTCTCCCTAACCGGACGCAGCCGCAACTGGGGCACCCCTCCCACCCGTGCACAACCCCCTGCGCGGGCACCGCCCTAGGACGCAAGCCGGGGTCCGCCTTCTACGAAGGCCGACGGAACCGATGTGTGTCCGGGGTGAGAGGTCAGGGGTCCTTCCGCACCCCGGCCGGTCCGCCAGAGCGCCTACGCAGAGCGAAAGAGGACCGCGCGAGCGGGAGGACCGCGACGGGCCGGCGTCCGGAGCCGCGCCGACCCCGGAAGCCGGCTccgcgcggccccgcccccgcagCCGCCGTCCACCCGGTTCCGGCCCGCACAGGCCCGCGCTGCGGACGCCGATCCCGGGCCGCAGTGCGCAGGCGCGGGGGCGCGCGCAGGCGCAGACGGGGGcggccggccccgccccgccccgggccgCGAGGAGCGGGCGGGGCGATGGCgcgcgggaggggcggggccacGCTGCGGGCCCGGGCCATGGCCGCCGCCGATGCCGAGGTGAGGAGCGGGCCGGCGGCGGGCGCGGGCGGCGCGGGCGCGGTGGGGGCGGCGCGGGCCGGCGGGCCGGGCGCGGCGGGCGCGCGGGCAGGGGCG
This genomic interval carries:
- the ARRDC1 gene encoding arrestin domain-containing protein 1 isoform X3, whose product is MGRVQLFEVRLNHGRVVYSPGEPLVGAVRVRLAAPLPFRAIRVTCTGSCRVSNKANDSAWVVEESYFNSALSLADKGSLPAGEHSFPFQFLLPATAPTSFEGPFGKIVHQVRATIDTPRFSKDHQCSRVFYILSPLNLNSIPDIEQPNVASTTKKFSYKLVKTGSVVLTASTDLRGYVVGQVLRLQADIENQSGKDTSPVVASLLQKVSYKARRWIYDVRTIAEVEGAGVKAWRRAQWQEQVLVPALPQSALPGCSLIHVDYYLQVSLKQPEAVVTLPVFIGNIAVNHVPLSPRPGPGLVVPSAPPQEEAEAVASGPHFFSDPVSLSTKSHSQQQQLHAALGSVPHGAPEPRPQDGSPAPHPLPPPLCISTGATVPYFAEGSGGPVPTSSTLILPPEYSSWGYPYGEWGPGAWWGGSAPGPVQTWLSPCRGPTVL
- the ARRDC1 gene encoding arrestin domain-containing protein 1 isoform X5, which produces MGRVQLFEVRLNHGRVVYSPGEPLVGAVRVRLAAPLPFRAIRVTCTGSCRVSNKANDSAWVVEESYFNSALSLADKGSLPAGEHSFPFQFLLPATAPTSFEGPFGKIVHQVRATIDTPRFSKDHQCSRVFYILSPLNLNSIPDIEQPNVASTTKKFSYKLVKTGSVVLTASTDLRGYVVGQVLRLQADIENQSGKDTSPVVASLLQKVSYKARRWIYDVRTIAEVEGAGVKAWRRAQWQEQVLVPALPQSALPGCSLIHVDYYLQVSLKQPEAVVTLPVFIGNIAVNHVPLSPRPGPGLVVPSAPPQEEAEAVASGPHFFSDPVSLSTKSHSQQQQLHAALGSVPHGAPEPRPQDGSPAPHPLPPPLCISTGATVPYFAEGSGGPVPTSSTLILPPEYSSWGYPYEAPPSYEQSCGGVDPGLTPGS
- the ARRDC1 gene encoding arrestin domain-containing protein 1 isoform X4, whose product is MGRVQLFEVRLNHGRVVYSPGEPLVGAVRVRLAAPLPFRAIRVTCTGSCRVSNKANDSAWVVEESYFNSALSLADKGSLPAGEHSFPFQFLLPVPALCPATAPTSFEGPFGKIVHQVRATIDTPRFSKDHQCSRVFYILSPLNLNSIPDIEQPNVASTTKKFSYKLVKTGSVVLTASTDLRGYVVGQVLRLQADIENQSGKDTSPVVASLLQKVSYKARRWIYDVRTIAEVEGAGVKAWRRAQWQEQVLVPALPQSALPGCSLIHVDYYLQVSLKQPEAVVTLPVFIGNIAVNHVPLSPRPGPGLVVPSAPPQEEAEAVASGPHFFSDPVSLSTKSHSQQQQLHAALGSVPHGAPEPRPQDGSPAPHPLPPPLCISTGATVPYFAEGSGGPVPTSSTLILPPEYSSWGYPYEAPPSYEQSCGGVDPGLTPGS
- the ARRDC1 gene encoding arrestin domain-containing protein 1 isoform X1, which codes for MPGRQQQPAPGSGDSLGSHPGPEVFPTSQGPTHESSSPRNTGRWASSFFWCYRFGNRTEESGSPARAAVRGCGGGWATPGLWELVEAGTQKSSWSDCRSCLGGGLLAAIRVTCTGSCRVSNKANDSAWVVEESYFNSALSLADKGSLPAGEHSFPFQFLLPVPALCPATAPTSFEGPFGKIVHQVRATIDTPRFSKDHQCSRVFYILSPLNLNSIPDIEQPNVASTTKKFSYKLVKTGSVVLTASTDLRGYVVGQVLRLQADIENQSGKDTSPVVASLLQKVSYKARRWIYDVRTIAEVEGAGVKAWRRAQWQEQVLVPALPQSALPGCSLIHVDYYLQVSLKQPEAVVTLPVFIGNIAVNHVPLSPRPGPGLVVPSAPPQEEAEAVASGPHFFSDPVSLSTKSHSQQQQLHAALGSVPHGAPEPRPQDGSPAPHPLPPPLCISTGATVPYFAEGSGGPVPTSSTLILPPEYSSWGYPYEAPPSYEQSCGGVDPGLTPGS
- the ARRDC1 gene encoding arrestin domain-containing protein 1 isoform X2 produces the protein MPGRQQQPAPGSGDSLGSHPGPEVFPTSQGPTHESSSPRNTGRWASSFFWCYRFGNRTEESGSPARAAVRGCGGGWATPGLWELVEAGTQKSSWSDCRSCLGGGLLAAIRVTCTGSCRVSNKANDSAWVVEESYFNSALSLADKGSLPAGEHSFPFQFLLPATAPTSFEGPFGKIVHQVRATIDTPRFSKDHQCSRVFYILSPLNLNSIPDIEQPNVASTTKKFSYKLVKTGSVVLTASTDLRGYVVGQVLRLQADIENQSGKDTSPVVASLLQKVSYKARRWIYDVRTIAEVEGAGVKAWRRAQWQEQVLVPALPQSALPGCSLIHVDYYLQVSLKQPEAVVTLPVFIGNIAVNHVPLSPRPGPGLVVPSAPPQEEAEAVASGPHFFSDPVSLSTKSHSQQQQLHAALGSVPHGAPEPRPQDGSPAPHPLPPPLCISTGATVPYFAEGSGGPVPTSSTLILPPEYSSWGYPYEAPPSYEQSCGGVDPGLTPGS
- the ARRDC1 gene encoding arrestin domain-containing protein 1 isoform X6, which produces MPVRQQEGGGEGQLPHPPLFTKAIRVTCTGSCRVSNKANDSAWVVEESYFNSALSLADKGSLPAGEHSFPFQFLLPVPALCPATAPTSFEGPFGKIVHQVRATIDTPRFSKDHQCSRVFYILSPLNLNSIPDIEQPNVASTTKKFSYKLVKTGSVVLTASTDLRGYVVGQVLRLQADIENQSGKDTSPVVASLLQKVSYKARRWIYDVRTIAEVEGAGVKAWRRAQWQEQVLVPALPQSALPGCSLIHVDYYLQVSLKQPEAVVTLPVFIGNIAVNHVPLSPRPGPGLVVPSAPPQEEAEAVASGPHFFSDPVSLSTKSHSQQQQLHAALGSVPHGAPEPRPQDGSPAPHPLPPPLCISTGATVPYFAEGSGGPVPTSSTLILPPEYSSWGYPYEAPPSYEQSCGGVDPGLTPGS